A region from the Rosa rugosa chromosome 6, drRosRugo1.1, whole genome shotgun sequence genome encodes:
- the LOC133716062 gene encoding glutamate receptor 1.4-like: MAQMYGVSLCILFCFLGLLCAEVDEKVHYNSPSVVDKVDVGVILDMGSREAKLVLSCISMALSDFYNLHNNYSTRVVLHSRDSHGKALHALSAAVSLLDNIKVEAIISAEPRMEADLLEELGGVEVPVLSLSQPIPSPPLTHRYPFFIEIRQDETSQVMGIVSLIKTYKWKDVILLYESTKYAHNIIPSLISSFQEKNVYISYKSSISASSTNQQIIEELHKLMTLKTRIIVVHISHVLMPRLFLNVKKLGMMREGYAWIMTSTSMNFLQSMDLSVIESMQGVLGFKSHIPASTNLHKLTSRIRRKIYIEEPDMELGRELSADGIWAYDATWALSEAVERTRIKSSTTGSSKHGVDIFREILQTRFKGLGGEVRYPNGNLISSGFEIVNVIRTGVRRVGFWPYEEEKIMKESLPLSNRRNALSTNHLETIIWPGGSSTISRSSKRRLSGIKLKVGVPVKIGFKELVSVEHDEQTNRPHVTGFCIDVFEAAIRGLPYKVHYEFIPFENSSVVGGYDDLVYKVYLQTYDAVAGDTTITSNRSLYVDFTIPFTAMGVGILVRNEKENMWVFLEPLSANLWMTSGGFFILTGFVVWIIERPANQEFQGSTSQQLGTIFWFSFSTLVFSHREKLLNNLAKFVTIVWVFVVLVLTSSYTATLASMLTVKQINLNSRGNNIADLVFFGGPKPKLYYTVEQFADALSRGSKHGGVSAIIKEIPYLKIFLAKYPADYSMIKHKLTTNGFGFVFPKGSKLVRDMSRQIEILREEGKLLEMEKAWFQISDAVNSPNPGTLNLSSFLGVFLVTGVSSAAALILFFILSLKDRWHVLKISTARSLGRGQLMQLIRRSLSNKVSNADEHINTQIVDS, translated from the exons ATGGCTCAAATGTATGGAGTTTCACTCTGCATATTATTTTGCTTCCTGGGTCTCTTGTGTGCTGAAGTTGATGAAAAAGTGCATTACAACAGTCCTAGTGTTGTGGACAAGGTTGACGTTGGTGTGATTCTTGATATGGGATCAAGGGAAGCAAAACTTGTTCTCAGTTGCATTTCAATGGCCCTGTCTGATTTCTACAATCTGCACAACAACTACAGCACAAGAGTAGTTCTCCACAGTAGGGATTCCCATGGAAAAGCTCTACATGCTCTATCAGCTG CTGTTAGTCTGTTGGATAACATCAAAGTGGAAGCAATAATTAGTGCAGAACCAAGAATGGAAGCAGACCTATTGGAAGAATTAGGAGGAGTTGAAGTCCCAGTATTGTCTCTGTCTCAACCTATTCCTTCTCCTCCTCTGACTCATAGATATCCCTTCTTCATTGAGATCAGACAGGATGAAACTTCTCAGGTTATGGGAATTGTTTCCCTTATTAAAACATACAAATGGAAGGATGTTATCCTTCTATATGAGAGCACAAAATATGCACACAACATCATTCCATCTTTGATTAGTTCTTTCCAAGAGAAAAATGTCTATATTTCATATAAGAGTTCCATATCTGCCtcctcaacaaatcaacaaatcATTGAGGAGCTCCACAAGCTCATGACATTGAAGACTAGGATAATTGTGGTGCATATTTCCCATGTGCTCATGCCTCGCCTATTCTTAAATGTAAAAAAGTTAGGAATGATGAGAGAAGGGTATGCCTGGATTATGACATCAACTAGTATGAATTTCTTGCAATCCATGGACTTATCTGTCATTGAGTCTATGCAAGGAGTGCTGGGTTTCAAGTCTCATATTCCAGCTTCAACCAACCTCCACAAACTTACTTCCAGAATCAGGAGAAAAATTTACATTGAGGAGCCTGATATGGAACTAGGTAGGGAGTTAAGTGCAGATGGAATCTGGGCATATGATGCAACTTGGGCTCTATCAGAAGCAGTTGAGAGGACAAGAATCAAAAGTTCTACTACTGGATCCTCCAAGCATGGAGTTGACATTTTTAGAGAGATTCTGCAAACTAGATTTAAAGGCTTAGGTGGTGAAGTTCGATATCCAAATGGGAACTTGATTTCAAGTGGATTTGAGATAGTGAACGTAATCAGAACAGGGGTGAGAAGAGTTGGATTTTGGccttatgaagaagaaaaaatcatgAAAGAGTCACTCCCACTTAGTAACAGGAGGAATGCACTTTCCACAAACCATCTGGAAACAATCATATGGCCTGGAGGATCATCAACCATCTCGAGAAGTTCCAAAAGGCGACTGAGTGGAATTAAACTAAAAGTTGGGGTTCCAGTAAAAATAGGGTTCAAGGAACTTGTGAGTGTGGAGCATGATGAACAAACCAATAGACCTCATGTTACAGGCTTCTGTATAGACGTATTCGAAGCTGCAATTAGAGGACTGCCTTATAAAGTACATTATGAGTTTATTCCATTTGAGAATTCCTCGGTAGTTGGGGGGTATGACGATCTGGTTTACAAGGTTTATCTACAG ACATATGATGCTGTTGCTGGAGATACGACGATCACATCGAATAGATCTTTGTATGTTGATTTTACAATACCATTTACTGCCATGGGGGTGGGAATCTTAGTACGGAATGAAAAGGAAAACATGTGGGTTTTCTTGGAACCTCTGTCAGCAAATCTTTGGATGACAAGTGGTGGTTTTTTTATCCTAACGGGTTTTGTTGTGTGGATAATTGAGCGTCCTGCAAACCAAGAGTTCCAGGGATCAACATCGCAGCAACTTGGAACAATATTCTGGTTCTCCTTCTCAACCCTTGTGTTTTCTCATA GGGAAAAGTTGTTGAACAACTTGGCCAAGTTTGTCACGATCGTCTGGGTTTTTGTAGTGCTTGTATTGACATCCAGTTAtactgcaactttagcatcaaTGCTGACAGTTAAACAGATAAATTTAAACTCAAGAGGTAACAATATAGCTGACCTTGTGTTTTTTGGAGGGCCGAAGCCTAAGTTGTATTATACAGTCGAACAATTTGCTGATGCTTTATCAAGAGGAAGTAAGCATGGTGGTGTTTCTGCTATCATCAAAGAGATCCCATACCTCAAAATCTTCCTAGCAAAGTATCCTGCTGACTACTCCATGATTAAACACAAGTTAACTACCAATGGTTTTGGCTTT GTTTTTCCTAAAGGTTCTAAATTAGTCCGTGACATGTCGAGGCAAATTGAAATTTTAAGAGAAGAAGGAAAGCTTTTAGAGATGGAAAAGGCCTGGTTTCAGATCTCAGATGCAGTGAATAGTCCTAATCCCGGTACTCTTAACCTCAGCAGCTTTCTAGGTGTATTCCTTGTTACTGGCGTTTCTTCAGCTGCTGCTCTTATATTATTCTTCATTTTGTCCCTCAAAGATAGATGGCATGTCCTAAAGATTAGCACAGCTAGATCCCTGGGTAGAGGACAGCTAATGCAACTTATAAGAAGGTCCCTTTCTAACAAAGTATCCAATGCAGATGAACACATCAATACACAGATAGTGGATTCATAG